One Pseudofrancisella aestuarii genomic region harbors:
- the pheA gene encoding prephenate dehydratase: MIKISFQGEHGAYSEQAIISFFNSQGIDNIETKPRLSFYDAIEEVVKGGADFVMLPVENSLAGSVIPAYDELIKSNLKIKSEIILRVEHCLMGLANSSLSKIEGVISHPQALSQCSNSLKKMGLSPQVFGDTAGAAKYISERKKKNLLAIASKLAAETYNLEIIQSQFEDESFNFTRFFLMGYSNIDKTNTSNKYKTSIIFSVEDKANALVGILNIFGKYKVNLTKIESRPSRDRAWNYLFFIDFEGSEDDENVQKALLETLKNSTFLKVLGSYQTNQY; the protein is encoded by the coding sequence ATGATAAAAATTTCTTTTCAAGGTGAGCATGGAGCTTATTCTGAGCAGGCTATAATAAGTTTTTTCAACTCTCAAGGCATAGATAATATTGAAACAAAACCGCGTTTGTCTTTTTATGATGCAATAGAAGAGGTTGTGAAAGGTGGGGCTGATTTTGTAATGTTACCTGTGGAAAATTCTTTGGCGGGATCAGTTATTCCAGCATATGATGAGTTGATAAAAAGCAACCTCAAAATAAAATCTGAAATTATATTGAGAGTGGAGCATTGTTTAATGGGGTTGGCAAACAGTAGCCTTTCAAAGATTGAGGGAGTGATATCTCATCCTCAAGCATTGTCACAATGCTCAAATAGTCTTAAAAAAATGGGACTATCTCCCCAAGTATTTGGTGATACAGCGGGTGCAGCTAAGTATATTTCAGAGAGAAAGAAAAAAAATCTTCTGGCAATAGCTAGTAAATTAGCAGCTGAAACTTATAATTTAGAGATTATACAAAGTCAATTCGAGGATGAAAGCTTTAATTTCACAAGATTTTTCCTAATGGGTTACTCAAACATAGATAAGACAAATACTTCTAATAAATATAAAACATCTATTATATTCTCAGTTGAGGATAAGGCTAATGCACTTGTTGGGATACTAAATATTTTTGGTAAATATAAAGTTAATTTAACAAAAATTGAATCTAGACCTTCGCGTGACAGGGCTTGGAATTATTTATTTTTTATTGATTTTGAAGGCTCTGAAGATGATGAAAATGTTCAAAAAGCTTTATTAGAGACTCTAAAAAATAGTACCTTTTTGAAGGTACTTGGATCTTACCAGACTAATCAGTATTAG